Within Actinosynnema pretiosum, the genomic segment CGCGACGGGGATGGCGGGCGGATCGCAGGTGCGGTGGGGCGGGGCGGTTTGGGCGGAGGGTGCTGCGCGGGCTGGCGGTCGCGCGAGCCTGCGCGGGCTGGCGGTCGCGCGGGGCGGTTCGGGCGGGCTGGAGCGGTGCGCGCGGGGTTGCTGGGGCGAAGAGTGCCGTGTGGGCGTGTGGTCGGGTGTGGTGGTGTGGGTGGTCGCGTGTGGTGGTCTGCGCGGAGTGGGTGCTCAGGCCAGAACCGAGGTCACGTACGGCTCGGGGTCGGCCAGGATCGCGCGGACGGCGCTGGTCGCCGCGCCTCGCACCGCCGCCTCGTCGCCCAGCGAGGACGCCGTCACCGTCACCGGGGACCAGGCCGCGCTCACCACGCGTCCGCCCAGCTCCGCCTCCAGGGTGGGGCGCAGCCACGGTTCCAGGCGCGCGTACGCGCCGCCCAGCACCACCGCGGGCAGGCCGAGCAGGTTCACCGCGCCCGACAGGGCGATGCCCAGCCACCTGGCCGCCGTCCGCACCGCCGCGATCGCCTCCCGGTCGTCCGCGTCGAGCCTGGCGAGCAGGTCCGCCACGTCGACCGCGCCCGCCGCGCGCAGGATCTCGTCCTGCCCGGCCAGCCGCTCCAGGCAGCCGCGCGAGCCGCACGTGCAGCGCGGGCCGCTCGGGTCCACGCACAGGTGGCCGATCTCGCCGCCGAAGCCGGACACGCCCTCGAACAGGCCCGCGTCCACGACGATGCCCGCGCCGATGCCGATCTCGCCGGAGACGTGCACGAAGTCCTGCGGCGCGTCGCCGTGCCACAGCTCGGCGAGCGCGGCGAGGTTCGCCTCGTTGCCGACCTGCACAGGCAGCCCGCCCGCGTCGGCCCCGAGCAACCGGCCCAGCTCGCCGCGCACGTCCACCTCGCGCCACCCCAGGTTCGGCGCGACCCGCAGCACGCCGCTGGCCGACTCGACCAGCCCCGGCACCGCCACCCCGATGCCGCCGACGGGCACGTCCTCCCTGGTCGCGGTCCGCACCGCGGCGGCCACCTCGCCCAGCACCAGCGCGGGCGAGGACGCCCGGTTGTCGCTGTCCCGCACCCACCGCTTCCGCACCCGACCGGTCAGGTCGACCAGGCAGGTGGCCAGGTAGTCGACCCCGACCTCGACCCCCAGCCCGTGCGGCCCGGCGGGCGACAGGTGCAGCGCGGTCCCGCGCCGACCGGGCCCGCTCCGCGCCTCGGCCGCCCCCTCGACCACCAAGGCCGCGCCGATCATCCGGTCGACGAGGCTGGACACGGTCGCCTTGGTCAACCCGGTCCTGGCCGCGACGGAAGCGCGGGACGAACCGGGGGCGGAGGCGATCGCGTCGAGCACGAGCGCCGAGTTGAGCCTGCGCACGGTGTGCTGACCAGCCGGACCCGACCGACCCGAGACAGCAGGCACGACGGGCACGACGGGTGCGGTGGGCAAGACCGGTGCGGCGGGGACGGCTGGCGCCACCGGTGTGGCTGGCGCGACGGGCGTGGTGGGGACGGCGGGGGCGGCAGGAACGACCGGCGCGGTGGGCGCGGCAGGGGCGACGGGCACGACCGGGATGGGGACGGCGGGCGCCTGACCGGCGCGGCCGGAGGCGGCGGCCGTCGGAGCAGGGGGGCCGAGAAGAGCCTGCGCTGGACCGGGCTGGCCGGCGGCGTCGGGCAACGGGCCGCTGTGACCGGCGGTGTCAACGGGCAGGTCGGGAGCGTCGGAGGGGGTGACCGGCGGGGCGGTGGGCGTCTGACCGGCGCGGTCGGAGGGGGCGACCGGTGGACCGGAGCGGCCGGTGGCGTCGACCGGCGGTGCGGGGTGGCCAGGGGTGTCGACCGGTGAGTCATCGCTGCCGGAGGCGGTGTCGACCGGCGGGGCGGAGTCATCGGTGGCATCGACCGGCGGGGCGGAGTCGTCGGTGGCGTCGACCGGCGGTGTGGGGCGGCCAAGGGGGTCTACCGGCGAGTCGCCGCGGCCGGGGGCGGTGTCGTGCGGGGTGGGGTGGCCTGGGTCGGTGGGTGCCTGGGTGGTCTGGGGTGTCGGGGCGGTTGGGGGCGTGTCCTGCTGGCCTGCGGCTTCGGGAGGGCTCTGCTTCGCTGTTCGCTGGGCTTGCCGGTTGGTCGGCTGCGGGCTGGACACCACTGGATACTATCCGTCGAACGCGATAAGTTCAGGCATCAAACTTATTGGAGGTTCACCGTGACCGACTTCAGCTTCGGCCTGTGGACGGTTGGCTGGCAGGGGCGTGACCCGTTCGGGGACGCCACCCGACCCGTCCTCGACGCGCCAACGGCGGTGCGCAAGCTCGCCGAGCTGGGCGCCTGGGGCGTCACCTTCCACGACGACGACCTGATCCCCTTCGGGGCCAGTGCCGCCGAGCGGGACCAGCGGGTCTCCGCGTTCCGCAGCGCGCTCGACGAGACCGGGCTCGTCGTGCCGATGGTGACCACGAACCTGTTCACCCACCCCGTCTTCAAGGACGGCGGCTTCACCAGCAACGACCGGTCGGTGCGCCGGTTCGCGCTGCGCAAGGTGCTGCGCAACCTGGAGCTCGCCGCCGAGCTCGGCGCCAAGACGATCGTCCTGTGGGGCGGTCGCGAGGGCTCCGAGACGGACGCGGGCAAGGACGTGCAGGCCGCTCTGGAGCGCTACCGCGAGGCGCTGGACACGGTCGCGCAGCACTCCGTCGACCAGGGCTACGGCTTCCGGTTCGCGCTGGAGCCCAAGCCCAACGAGCCGCGCGGCGACATCCTGCTGCCGACCGTCGGGCACGCGCTCGCGTTCATCTCCACCCTCCAGCACCACGAGCTGGTCGGCGTGAACCCCGAGGTCGGCCACGAGCAGATGGCCAACCTGAACTTCGTCCACGGCATCGCGCAGGCGCTGTGGCAGAAGAAGCTGTTCCACATCGACCTCAACGGGCAGAAGGGGCCGCGCTTCGACCAGGACCTGGTCTTCGGGCACGGCGACCTGCTCTCGGCGTTCTTCCTGGTCGACCTCCTGGAGAACGGCGGCTACGACGGCCCCCGCCACTTCGACTACAAGCCGCTGCGCACCGAGGACGTCGACGGCGTGTGGGACAGCGCCGCCGCCAACATGCGCACCTACACCCTGCTCAAGGAGCGCGCGCAGGCCTACCGCGCCGACCCCGAGGTGCAGGAGGCGCTGCGGGTCAGCGGCGTCACCGAGCAGGCCGTGCCCACCCTCGGCGACGGCGAGTCGATCGCGGACTTCCTCGCGGCCGACGAGTCGTTCGACCCCGACAAGGCCGCCGAGCGCGGGTACGGGTTCGTGAAGCTGTCGCAGCTGGCCCTGGAGCACCTCCTGGGCGCCCGCTGATGGCGCTGGTCGCGGGCGTCGACTCCTCCACCCAGTCCTGCAAGGTGGTGGTGCGCGACGCCCAGACCGGCGCGCTGGTCAGGGAGGGGCGCGCCGCGCACCCGCCCGGCACCGAGGTTCACCCCGACGAGTGGTGGACCGCGCTGCGGACGGCGATCGACGCCGCGGGCGGGCTCGACGACGTCGAGGCCGTCTCGGTGGCCGCGCAGCAGCACGGCATGGTGTGCCTGGACGCGTCCGGGGAGGTCGTGCGGCCCGCGCTGCTGTGGAACGACACGCGCTCGGCGGGCGCCGCCGCGGACCTGACGGCCGAGCTCGGCGCGCAGGCGTGGGCGGACGCCACCGGCAGCGTGCCGGTCGCCTCCCTCACGGTCACCAAGCTGCGGTGGCTGGCCCGGAACGAGCCCGAGGCCGCCGCACGGGTCGCCGCGGTGTGCCTGCCGCACGACTGGCTGACCTGGAAGCTGCGCGGTGGTGGCGACCTGGCCGACCTGGTCACCGACCGCAGCGACGCGAGCGGCACCGGCTACTGGTCCCCGGTCACCGGCGAGTACCGGCCCGACCTGCTGGAACTGGCCATGGGACGGGCGCCCGAGGTGCCTCGGGTCGCCGGACCCGCCGAGCTGATCGGCGGCCGGTACGGGGTCGGCGCGGGAGACAACGCGTCGGCCGCGCTGGGCGTGCAGATCCAGCCCGGTGACGTCGTGGTGTCCGTGGGCACGTCCGGGACCGCGTTCGCGCGGTCCGAGGCGGCGGCTGCGGACGGCACCGGGATCGTCAACGGGTTCGCCGACGCGGAGGGCACCTACCTGCCGCTGGTGTGCACGCTGAACGCCTCCCGCGTCCTGGACGCCACCGCCGCGATGCTCGGCGTCGACCTGGACCGGCTGTCCGAGCTGGCGCTGGGCGCCGAGGCCGGGGCGGGCGGGCTGGCCTTCGTGCCGTACCTGGAGGGCGAGCGCACCCCGAACCGGCCGAACTCCACCGGTGCGCTGCACGGGCTGCGGCTGGACACGGCCACGCCCGGACACCTGGCGCGGGCCGCCGTCGAGGGGATGCTGTGCAGCCTCGCGGACGCGATCGACGCGCTGCGGGCGGTCGGCACCCCGGTCAGCCGGGTCCTGCTGATCGGCGGCGGGGCTCGGGCCCGTGCGGTCCGGGAGATCGCGCCCGCCGTGTTCGGGTGCCCGGTGCTGGTGCCCGAGCCGGGGGAGTACGTCGCCGACGGCGCCGCCCGGCAGGCCGCCTGGGCGGTCG encodes:
- a CDS encoding ROK family transcriptional regulator, which translates into the protein MRRLNSALVLDAIASAPGSSRASVAARTGLTKATVSSLVDRMIGAALVVEGAAEARSGPGRRGTALHLSPAGPHGLGVEVGVDYLATCLVDLTGRVRKRWVRDSDNRASSPALVLGEVAAAVRTATREDVPVGGIGVAVPGLVESASGVLRVAPNLGWREVDVRGELGRLLGADAGGLPVQVGNEANLAALAELWHGDAPQDFVHVSGEIGIGAGIVVDAGLFEGVSGFGGEIGHLCVDPSGPRCTCGSRGCLERLAGQDEILRAAGAVDVADLLARLDADDREAIAAVRTAARWLGIALSGAVNLLGLPAVVLGGAYARLEPWLRPTLEAELGGRVVSAAWSPVTVTASSLGDEAAVRGAATSAVRAILADPEPYVTSVLA
- the xylA gene encoding xylose isomerase, yielding MTDFSFGLWTVGWQGRDPFGDATRPVLDAPTAVRKLAELGAWGVTFHDDDLIPFGASAAERDQRVSAFRSALDETGLVVPMVTTNLFTHPVFKDGGFTSNDRSVRRFALRKVLRNLELAAELGAKTIVLWGGREGSETDAGKDVQAALERYREALDTVAQHSVDQGYGFRFALEPKPNEPRGDILLPTVGHALAFISTLQHHELVGVNPEVGHEQMANLNFVHGIAQALWQKKLFHIDLNGQKGPRFDQDLVFGHGDLLSAFFLVDLLENGGYDGPRHFDYKPLRTEDVDGVWDSAAANMRTYTLLKERAQAYRADPEVQEALRVSGVTEQAVPTLGDGESIADFLAADESFDPDKAAERGYGFVKLSQLALEHLLGAR
- the xylB gene encoding xylulokinase codes for the protein MALVAGVDSSTQSCKVVVRDAQTGALVREGRAAHPPGTEVHPDEWWTALRTAIDAAGGLDDVEAVSVAAQQHGMVCLDASGEVVRPALLWNDTRSAGAAADLTAELGAQAWADATGSVPVASLTVTKLRWLARNEPEAAARVAAVCLPHDWLTWKLRGGGDLADLVTDRSDASGTGYWSPVTGEYRPDLLELAMGRAPEVPRVAGPAELIGGRYGVGAGDNASAALGVQIQPGDVVVSVGTSGTAFARSEAAAADGTGIVNGFADAEGTYLPLVCTLNASRVLDATAAMLGVDLDRLSELALGAEAGAGGLAFVPYLEGERTPNRPNSTGALHGLRLDTATPGHLARAAVEGMLCSLADAIDALRAVGTPVSRVLLIGGGARARAVREIAPAVFGCPVLVPEPGEYVADGAARQAAWAVGGADAPPVWTSLTSASFTAEATPFVRERYAEARDLTVPRLG